In Quercus robur chromosome 11, dhQueRobu3.1, whole genome shotgun sequence, the sequence ttttttccctcccttCCCCCAGATaagtaaatataaattaaaaataaaaatgtaattgcAGAAAACAGATTTGTGGACCAATGTTATATAAGATCCATAGGTTCCGGTTCTTCCTGAGATGCAAAACACAGAATTGCTCTTGGTCCAAACACTCCAAACACACGTATAATCCTCTTCttgaactaatatttttttatctttcgtTCCTTGGCTTGATTTCAGTATTtttaacccaataaaaaaaaattcttagatgTATTGTTTTGTTGACTCCATTTCCTTCCATTGTTTTTTTGGTGTaagttctcatttttttcaaatgaatattCTCACTTATTACTTCACAACTCATACACCGTTCATAGAACCATTTCATCAAACCCATAATTTGCTTTACAAACCCACAAACGAAAATACAatcagaaaattaaaacaaacccaaaacaaatcaGTGAAAATACCATGAAACAAGatacacaaaaaaatcaaacaaaacccacaaacaaatcaaacaaaacccacaaacaaatcaaatgaaaCCCCAACAAACTAGATTAAATATCAATGTAATCCAGATATTAACACTTTTTACAGTAATGAAACCCAATCAAATGCTCAAtcagttaaaaatatttaatttcccAAACAACCAAACAGAATAATATACATGCATTCACTGAAATGACATGAaccaccaaaacccagaaagatCCGAAATTGAAAAACGAAATAGGAAACATCATGAAATTCCAAAACCTAAGATTGAagttggagaaagagagagtacctTAGGCGCACGGTGGTTCAATGGGAGCAGTACTGACTTTGAGTGCCTGACTGTTGGTGGAAGCAGAACTGAGTTTCGGTGGCTGAGTGTCAATGGGAGCAGCACCTTCGGCACGGCGAGTTTGAGAGAGCGGAGTGTCTGAGAGTgagttgattttgaaatttttacagTGAGGGGAagagtttgagagagtttgagagagtttgagagagcttgagagagtttgagagagcgGTGTCTGAGATTGAGAGATTTTGAACGGGTCTCTGTAGATTGTTTTAAGTGGGAAGGGAAAAAAGCGTTAAAGCGAAAGCGAGtttataaaactcgattttggaaatcgagttttataaaCTCGCTATCCAAGTGGAAACTTTCGCCATGTCAGCAActgaaaaacaacaaaaacgaGTCTTAAAAGCTCGATTTTTAAATTGAATctcgagtttaagaaactcgagatgctattatTACAAATTGTTTCGTAACAGGACAACTAACGAAATACTTAGTATATTACAGTTATTTAGCAACGAAAATCCGTTGAGATACATACCCGTACCTTGACGTGGCAAtctatttcaaaattcaaaaaattgtacCTCTTGATCTGCGTCGCCACgtgtattacttttttttagtaaacagttTTTTAGatggaaaattattaataaGACTATCATTCTTGTAAAAGAAGGGAGTATACAGACACTAGACAcacaatcaatattttttttaaagaaataattataacatgttACTAACTCTACAATTCGAACCATTTATCTCCTAGACTTCCAAGCactttatatataagaaaaatgtcAATTTAACTACAATACTCTTAGCACaatcaatattttctttaataaataataagacttgttataataataataataataataataataataataatagtagtagtagtagtgtTTTAAATTGGGTTAAATATCACTTTCTAGATATTATAGAGTAACCCCTAGTTGCACTTGCACCAAATGTCCATGCCTTTTTTCCTCATGTTCTTTTCCCTTCATATAtgacacaaaaacaaaaacctaaacCTTAAACCAGACAGTCTAAAACTTAGTCCCTCACTGCCTCCGTGATGTCTCAAGCTATTCGCGAGCGTGTTCCAAACGACGTCGTGGCAGACATCCTGGGTGGTCTACCAGTGAAATCCTTAATCCGATTCAACTGCGTTTCGAAATCTTTGAACTCCATTATCACTGACCCAACCTTCATTTCCACACACTTCAAGCTCAACCTAAACCAACCCAAATCATCAATATCCCCAAACACTCACTCTGGTTATTATCTGCTATATAAGACTTCATCTTCCAAAGAATTGTGTACGGTTTTTTGCAATAACGACGACTACACATTGACCCAGATTTCCAGGTTTGAAATCCCCAATGTTTTTGACAAGTTCAGCGAAGTTGTTGGTTTCTGTAATGGAATTTTCTGCCTAGCTAGTTCTGACAAAGATCTTCATCATATATCATATTTGTGGAACCCAAGCATTGGAATGTTTAAGAAGCTTCTAGCTACTCGCTTGACCGGCGAGGATTTTAGGATTGTTGTTTTTGGACTTGCATATGATTGTCAAAACAATGATTTCAAGGTTTTGAGGCTTGTGGGCTTTTTTGGAAGAGAAGCTGAGGCTGAGATTTACAGATTGAGGATGGGTTCCTGGACAAAGGTTGTAATATCGATGGAGTCGTTAAGAGGCTATGAACCCAACATTGGAACCATTGTTGATGTTATGCCACCCTGTGTATTTTGTAATGGAGCTTTGCACTGTACGGCATTTACTCGACAAGGTCGTTTCATTTTGTCCTTCGACGTTAGTGATGAGAGGTTCCGTGAGATAATGATGCCTCGTAATTTTCGTGATGGAATCATTGTAATGTTTGAACAAGTTGCGGTGTTCAAGGGATCGCTGGCTATTATTGTTTTCTCTCATAATTTTCTCAATCTGGGTATTCCGGGGGGTTGCTTATGCCACATTTGGGTTATGGAGGAATATGGTGTGGCCGATTCTTGGACTAGAAAATTTCTGGTGCCATTAAGTGATTGGGTTTGGGAACCTCTTTTTTATGGTTGCACTGACAATGGTGAACTTTTGATTAAGAATGACAGTGGGCTGGTTTCAATTGACCCCGAGAGTCGAAATCAGAACATTCTTGCAATTGAAGATTCCAGTTGGGTGGGGTTCTCGGCTAATTCAATGGAGAGCTTGGTTTTACTTGATGAGGGTAAGTAAGTGTGAAAATTAACTTTGGCTATTATATCACTTTCAGTTTTTTCATCATCATTGTGAAAATTAACTTTAGCTATTACATCTTAATTTGTTTGTAAGTTTATTTCGTTTGGAAATTATGTGCTTTTGATGCTGAAACTAAGGTTGTAATTGTTTCCACCCTTGAGTTCAAGAAATTTCTCAGTACGAATGGGTGAAGTTAGCTGAATTACATTTGAGAATTGATAGTTGGAAGCATTTAATTGAAGTGAATcttattgattttgttttctcttttcagTGTTCATTTCTTATAAGCAAATTTACTGCTTGAGCAGAGAATGATAGGCTTAGGGTTGCCTTCTGCTAAGAACATGTGTCCTTGACCCTGTTCTAATTAATTCAACCTTGGAGTTAAAGAATCACCTATGcttagtttttctttgtttcttttcttttcctaggttttctcagcaaccaaacagtggATGTGATTAATTAGGATTGTGGGGAAAAAGCTGAATAACAATTAGTCTTTTTTTGTCTGCTTGATTTCATTCTGtattggctttatttcaagcCTTTCCTGTTTTCCCCCCTGTAAGCGTCTCTCTGGTTGTTGAACAAATGTAAGGGAAATGATTGTTAAGTCAGTGTTAATCTTAGGTTCTGCACAACCagttaatcaaattaacatcaGTAGGGATTAGAGAGAATGTGGAGGTTTCAAATATTAATAGTTTTGCTGTGTTTTTGTGTTGTATATAGGCAGAAGGATTGTTTAGCTGTTTGTGCCGGTGTTTGGTGAAAGTGTAATTGTGGGTGGCAATGTGTACTGAGGTTTGGGAAAAATTTCGTTGAGTGTCTACATTTTAGGTGTTATCTTACAAGTAGTAACGAGACTCTTTAAGAGTATTCCATAGTACTTAGCAACTCCGAAATGTGCTGAAATGGGGATTTCAGATGGCTAAGCAATTCTGTTCTATTGTGCTTTCACTATTTGACCATGCCAAAACCCTTTAGTTCCATAGCTATTTGTGATAGAATATAGTGGTCACTTGTTCTCAAGCCCAACAACTAGCAGTAGCTGAAATTTTGCTTCCTTTTTAGAAGTTTAAAACAATGGAATCCTGATTGATCATATTTAACAGtggcaaaaacaaaatattgcttTAATATCAC encodes:
- the LOC126706094 gene encoding F-box/kelch-repeat protein At3g23880-like; amino-acid sequence: MSQAIRERVPNDVVADILGGLPVKSLIRFNCVSKSLNSIITDPTFISTHFKLNLNQPKSSISPNTHSGYYLLYKTSSSKELCTVFCNNDDYTLTQISRFEIPNVFDKFSEVVGFCNGIFCLASSDKDLHHISYLWNPSIGMFKKLLATRLTGEDFRIVVFGLAYDCQNNDFKVLRLVGFFGREAEAEIYRLRMGSWTKVVISMESLRGYEPNIGTIVDVMPPCVFCNGALHCTAFTRQGRFILSFDVSDERFREIMMPRNFRDGIIVMFEQVAVFKGSLAIIVFSHNFLNLGIPGGCLCHIWVMEEYGVADSWTRKFLVPLSDWVWEPLFYGCTDNGELLIKNDSGLVSIDPESRNQNILAIEDSSWVGFSANSMESLVLLDEVFISYKQIYCLSRE